The Sphingobacteriales bacterium DNA segment AGCTTGACCAGTGCCCTCCTCATGTTTTTCTTTTCCTTAAACAAAGTGCAGGGATAGATTCCGGAATGATAAACGAGAAGACTTTGCTGAAAAAAATTCATTTTTCTTTCCTGAATAAAAGAGATCAAAGCGGAATCAATTTCTGCCGAAGGGATGATATTGAACGATTCATCTTTGAAATAGCATGCACCGGTGAGCTTATTGTTAAAAGCTGAATGGGCACGAATTCCGTTACAGAAATACAGTCCGTCAATGGTAGTGTCCTTTGAAGTGTAAGCGGCAGGGATGCAAAAGAAAATACTATCTGATTTGTCAGGGCGAATGGGTGTCAGGTCTGCTGTTAATCCAAATGGTTCGTAAAGGGTGATGTTCCCGTAATTTGTCTCAAAAGTTATCCGCAAAACACAAGGGTTTTGTTTTTTGAGCAGATTGATTTTTTGCTCAGGTTCCTGAAAATTTGTTTTGGCAGAAATGGTATCCTTTTGTTGGGCAAAGACAGGGCAGCATAAGGCAATGGCAAAAACCGCAAACAACAAAGCTTTCATAAAGTAAAGATAATCAGGAATAAAGAAAAAAGAAAGACAATCTTCCTATTCAATAATGGTCATTTCCTGAATCAGATTTTGAGCTCCGGCAAACTTATCGATGATAAACAAAACATAACGGATATCAACGCTGATGGTGCGCTGGAGTTCTGTTTCGAAGGCAATGTCACCGCTCATAGCTTCCCAGTTGCCGTCAAAAGCAAGGCCGATCAGGTTGCCATATCCATCGAGTACCGGACTTCCTGAATTTCCACCGGTGATGTCGGTATTGGTCAGGAAACAGGTTTTCATGATTTTATTACCTTTTTCATCGGTAGAGGCATACCTGCCATAATCTTTTGTTTCATAAAGCTGTTTAAGTTTTTCAGGAACGACAAATTCCCAGTTGTTGGGATCTTCTTTTTCCATTACCCCGTCAAGAGTCGTAAAGTAGTTGTAATAAACAGCATCGGAAGGATAGTAAGATTTGACGGTGCCGTAAGTCAGTCGGAGCGTAAAATTGGCATCCGGATAGAATTTCCTGTCTTTCTGCATTTCCTGAAGTCCTGCCATATAGAGACGCCTGCATTTGTCGAGTTTGTTCTGAGCATCTTTGGTTTCATCATTCCATTTCTGATACAGGTCGTAAAATTTCACAAATATCTGAAATACAGGATCTTTTTCCAGAATATCTTTATTGGGAGCATCCAGAAACAATTCCATGGCTGTCTGATTGATCAAAATGGTCTTGCTGAAAACATAATCTGTGTATTTTGAGAAATCACCCTTATACTTTTTTTGG contains these protein-coding regions:
- a CDS encoding S46 family peptidase, with translation LEYKNPSIVKIRTIRLQIMREDMDANPAVRIQYASKYARVSNYWKYFQGQSRGLKRLNVYDKKVALESEFQKWVLKSEETIRKYGNVISDFEGAYKVLDKYEMARQYANEAIFRGSDIMSLAGQFRALHRLMTAEKIDNDRIKYVADVIKKGLPNYFKDYNLSTDKKQFAAMLELYYKDIAPEFQPDIYATIQKKYKGDFSKYTDYVFSKTILINQTAMELFLDAPNKDILEKDPVFQIFVKFYDLYQKWNDETKDAQNKLDKCRRLYMAGLQEMQKDRKFYPDANFTLRLTYGTVKSYYPSDAVYYNYFTTLDGVMEKEDPNNWEFVVPEKLKQLYETKDYGRYASTDEKGNKIMKTCFLTNTDITGGNSGSPVLDGYGNLIGLAFDGNWEAMSGDIAFETELQRTISVDIRYVLFIIDKFAGAQNLIQEMTIIE